One Bacteroidota bacterium genomic window carries:
- the purL gene encoding phosphoribosylformylglycinamidine synthase subunit PurL — translation MSTASATAVTVETAKQLGLLPEEFDKITSILGRTPNFTELSIYSVMWSEHCSYKNSIVWLKTLPKDGPHMLAKAGEENAGLVDIGDGLGCAFKIESHNHPSALEPYQGAATGVGGINRDIFTMGARPVAQLNSLRFGDPKLEKTKWLVRGVVKGIGDYGNAFGIPTVGGEVFFDDCYNVNPLVNAMSAGLVKVGETVSATSHGVGNPVFIVGSSTGKDGIHGAAFASKDITEDSAKDLPAVQVGDPFQEKLLLEASLEVIRTGAVVGMQDMGAAGITCSTSEMSAKGESGMVVWLDKVPTRQANMKDWEILLSESQERMLVVAHKGREADVLRVFEKWDLNCVQIGEVTDTGRLQYYMHGELVADIPAESLVLGGGAPVYHREYKEPAYFAESKKFSIDQVTEPADLKAVAMHLASHPNIASKRWVYNQYDSMVGTINMSTNAPSDAAIVNLKDSDKALALKVDCNSRYVNADPEQGCAIAVAEAARNIVCSGGEPSAITNCLNFGNPYNPEVYWQFVGSIKGMGKACTKFETPVTGGNVSFYNQSSYEGPVFPTPTIGMLGVVNSKKLITTLNFKNSDRSIYLIGRSRNDINSSEYVYSYHGVKNTPAPDFDLDEEYNVQQVVKAAIRAGLIESAHDCADGGLFITLLESAMPSGIGFRITTAEGVRKDAFLFGEAQSRVVLSVKPGSEAALEQIAAQHGVAFSKIGTTGGSNCVINGDDFGALATYQQPYENTLGALMN, via the coding sequence ATGTCAACAGCTTCTGCCACTGCGGTTACAGTTGAAACCGCCAAACAACTGGGCCTTCTGCCCGAAGAATTTGATAAAATCACCTCTATACTGGGCCGCACACCCAACTTTACCGAGCTAAGCATTTACTCGGTAATGTGGTCGGAGCACTGCTCGTATAAAAACTCCATTGTTTGGCTTAAAACACTTCCCAAAGACGGCCCGCACATGCTTGCAAAAGCCGGTGAAGAAAATGCCGGATTGGTTGACATTGGCGACGGACTGGGCTGCGCATTCAAAATCGAATCGCATAACCACCCTTCTGCGCTTGAGCCTTATCAGGGTGCAGCTACCGGTGTGGGCGGCATCAACCGCGATATTTTTACCATGGGCGCACGCCCGGTTGCCCAGCTCAACTCACTGCGCTTTGGCGATCCCAAGCTCGAAAAAACGAAATGGCTGGTGCGCGGCGTGGTAAAAGGCATTGGCGATTATGGCAATGCTTTCGGCATTCCCACCGTGGGCGGCGAAGTATTTTTCGATGACTGCTACAATGTAAATCCGCTGGTGAATGCCATGTCGGCCGGTCTGGTGAAGGTGGGCGAAACGGTTTCGGCTACTTCACACGGCGTGGGCAATCCGGTGTTTATTGTGGGTTCATCAACCGGTAAAGACGGCATTCACGGTGCGGCCTTTGCCTCAAAAGATATTACCGAAGATTCGGCCAAAGATCTTCCGGCGGTGCAGGTGGGCGATCCGTTTCAGGAAAAACTCCTGCTCGAAGCCTCGCTCGAAGTAATCCGCACCGGCGCAGTAGTAGGCATGCAGGATATGGGCGCTGCCGGTATTACCTGCTCTACTTCCGAAATGTCGGCCAAGGGCGAAAGCGGCATGGTAGTATGGCTTGATAAAGTACCTACCCGCCAGGCCAACATGAAAGACTGGGAAATTCTGCTTTCCGAATCGCAGGAGCGCATGCTGGTAGTGGCTCACAAAGGCCGCGAAGCCGATGTGCTGCGCGTGTTTGAAAAGTGGGACCTGAATTGTGTGCAAATCGGTGAAGTAACCGATACAGGCCGCCTGCAATATTACATGCACGGCGAACTCGTGGCTGATATTCCGGCCGAATCACTTGTACTTGGCGGCGGCGCACCCGTGTATCACCGCGAATACAAAGAGCCTGCCTACTTTGCCGAATCGAAAAAATTCAGCATTGATCAGGTAACTGAGCCGGCCGACCTGAAAGCCGTGGCCATGCACCTTGCCTCGCATCCCAACATTGCTTCAAAACGCTGGGTTTACAACCAGTATGATTCAATGGTAGGCACCATCAACATGAGCACCAATGCACCCAGCGATGCGGCCATTGTAAACCTCAAGGATTCCGACAAAGCACTCGCACTCAAAGTCGATTGCAATTCGCGCTACGTGAATGCTGATCCCGAACAAGGCTGCGCCATTGCCGTAGCCGAAGCCGCACGCAATATTGTATGCTCAGGTGGTGAACCCAGCGCCATTACCAACTGCCTCAACTTCGGCAATCCTTACAACCCCGAAGTATATTGGCAGTTTGTAGGCTCCATAAAAGGCATGGGCAAAGCCTGCACCAAATTTGAAACACCCGTTACCGGCGGCAACGTGAGCTTCTACAACCAGTCGTCGTACGAAGGCCCCGTGTTCCCCACGCCCACCATTGGCATGCTCGGTGTGGTAAACAGCAAAAAACTCATCACTACGCTGAATTTCAAAAACAGCGACCGCAGCATCTATCTCATTGGTCGTTCGCGCAACGACATCAACTCGTCGGAATATGTGTATTCCTACCACGGTGTAAAAAACACACCGGCGCCAGATTTTGATCTCGACGAAGAATACAACGTGCAGCAGGTGGTAAAAGCAGCCATTCGCGCCGGCCTTATCGAATCGGCCCACGACTGTGCCGATGGCGGATTGTTTATTACGCTGCTCGAAAGCGCCATGCCTTCAGGAATCGGTTTCCGCATCACCACCGCCGAAGGTGTGCGCAAAGATGCCTTCCTGTTTGGCGAAGCACAGAGCCGTGTGGTACTTAGCGTAAAACCCGGCAGCGAAGCCGCACTTGAACAAATTGCCGCACAGCATGGCGTTGCCTTCTCAAAAATTGGCACCACCGGCGGCAGCAACTGTGTAATTAACGGCGACGACTTTGGCGCTCTTGCCACCTACCAGCAGCCGTATGAAAATACACTTGGTGCGTTGATGAATTAA
- a CDS encoding TonB-dependent receptor plug domain-containing protein: MQCFLPRFLLTAILLWFCVSLQAQQPADTLPELSLDQLLQLRALDSSSVTEAELSARIEAASQRPFSTRETPNVVTVITADEIRNSGARDLMDVLRLVPGIEFGVDVEGAVSLGIRGQWGAEGKVLVAVDGVEMNEIMYGFFTFGNDFQINAIKRVEVIRGPGSVVNGGFAALGVINIITRDVTEPDGLKVSSTVGATQTGFSRSGADILYSTHSADGWYLAMRGSAGNALRSDQPYTDFQGGSYTMRAASDLQRLDAGVNISGHGLSMNLFVRDYRVQTCAPYGVVIDTLNHISRFLQYRASITWNKKFEKGWSIQSGLFFNYDKPWNSGLPYLQDPAYNREGRRTRFSIGVGYSFNSQLAVNFGGQAFIDQAEALDSLNKFSINDSTNFVIRSQSLFSELILKTYWFNVVLGGRAEYNSEYGIAFVPRIGITRNFERFSFKILYNESFKAPTVENFDLQDTPGNLRPEYVKVGEIEFGYKFSRKAYLNANFFRTDIHNHIIYYFDAVTGEEFYTNGSRQISYGTEAEFIYRGAINQLRVSWSWYSVNNMPVNEAYAVSGNDRALLNFPQHKLTVTGTHVFPSGFVVNFTGHLVSERSLISGIDSLGNYQVSACAPDFLLSSTISRKNLLPGIDVALSVHNLLNRSYVIGMPYRGETGAYASLSREVVLRLTWHPQFNSPNIR, translated from the coding sequence ATGCAGTGTTTTTTACCTCGTTTTCTCCTGACGGCGATTTTGCTGTGGTTTTGTGTTTCGCTTCAGGCGCAGCAACCGGCTGATACACTTCCCGAATTATCGCTCGATCAGCTTCTGCAGCTACGTGCGCTCGACAGTTCATCAGTTACAGAAGCCGAACTGAGTGCCCGTATTGAGGCCGCCTCGCAACGCCCGTTTTCAACCCGTGAAACCCCCAATGTGGTGACGGTAATTACGGCCGATGAGATACGGAACAGTGGGGCAAGAGACCTTATGGACGTGCTGCGTCTGGTGCCGGGAATTGAATTCGGAGTTGATGTGGAAGGTGCGGTTTCGCTGGGTATCCGGGGGCAATGGGGAGCCGAGGGAAAAGTACTGGTGGCTGTTGACGGCGTGGAGATGAACGAAATTATGTATGGTTTTTTCACCTTTGGTAATGATTTTCAGATTAACGCAATAAAACGGGTAGAAGTGATTCGTGGCCCCGGCTCAGTGGTAAACGGTGGTTTTGCGGCTCTTGGTGTAATTAATATCATTACACGGGATGTAACCGAGCCTGACGGACTGAAAGTATCCTCAACTGTAGGAGCTACACAAACCGGTTTTTCGAGATCAGGGGCTGATATTTTATACAGCACACATTCGGCTGATGGCTGGTATCTGGCCATGCGCGGCAGCGCAGGAAATGCATTGCGCAGCGATCAGCCCTATACCGATTTTCAGGGAGGCAGCTATACAATGCGCGCAGCATCCGATTTACAACGGCTTGACGCGGGGGTAAATATCAGCGGGCATGGGTTAAGTATGAATCTCTTCGTGCGTGATTACCGCGTGCAAACATGCGCACCTTACGGTGTTGTAATTGATACACTAAACCACATCAGCCGTTTTTTGCAGTACCGCGCATCCATTACCTGGAACAAGAAATTTGAAAAAGGCTGGTCAATACAAAGTGGCTTGTTTTTTAATTACGACAAGCCCTGGAATTCGGGACTTCCTTATCTGCAGGATCCGGCATACAACCGCGAAGGCCGGCGTACGCGCTTCAGCATAGGCGTGGGATATAGTTTTAACAGCCAGCTTGCAGTGAATTTCGGCGGACAGGCATTTATTGATCAGGCTGAGGCGCTGGATTCACTGAATAAATTCAGTATCAACGACAGTACAAATTTTGTGATTCGCAGTCAGTCGTTGTTTTCTGAGTTGATACTGAAAACATACTGGTTTAATGTGGTGCTGGGAGGGCGTGCCGAATACAACTCGGAATACGGTATTGCCTTTGTACCGCGTATTGGCATCACCAGAAACTTTGAACGCTTCAGTTTTAAAATACTCTACAACGAATCGTTCAAAGCGCCAACCGTCGAAAACTTCGACCTGCAGGACACCCCCGGCAACCTCAGGCCGGAATACGTAAAAGTGGGAGAAATAGAGTTTGGCTACAAATTCAGTCGAAAAGCGTATCTCAACGCCAATTTCTTCCGCACCGATATTCACAATCACATCATCTATTATTTTGATGCTGTTACCGGTGAGGAGTTCTATACCAATGGTTCACGACAAATAAGCTACGGAACCGAAGCTGAATTTATCTATCGCGGTGCCATTAATCAGTTGCGGGTTAGCTGGTCGTGGTATTCGGTAAATAATATGCCGGTGAATGAGGCGTATGCTGTTTCCGGCAATGACCGCGCCTTACTCAATTTCCCGCAGCACAAACTCACGGTTACAGGCACCCATGTTTTCCCCTCCGGGTTCGTAGTGAATTTTACGGGGCATTTAGTTTCTGAGCGCAGCCTGATTTCGGGAATTGATTCGCTTGGCAATTATCAGGTATCTGCCTGTGCACCTGATTTTCTGCTCTCGTCAACCATTAGTCGTAAAAATCTTCTCCCGGGTATTGATGTGGCGCTGTCTGTGCATAATCTGCTAAACAGAAGCTATGTAATTGGAATGCCTTATCGGGGCGAAACGGGGGCTTATGCTTCACTTTCACGCGAAGTGGTGCTGCGCCTTACCTGGCATCCGCAATTCAATTCGCCGAACATACGATAA
- a CDS encoding YfiR family protein — translation MNKLILLLILPVFLHMAAGMHYQEINYKSYTLLLHSFAKNIDWPGETGKTTFVYGVLGKSKVYDELLLLSRNKKVRHMSIEVRTLNSPSEAAACDMVFVPSSRSASVKEIATLIKGKPVLMVCERTGYCLKGGAISFNVSEEGTLRFDINTKVCTQQKLVVRAQLLQIAERVY, via the coding sequence ATGAATAAACTGATACTGCTGCTTATACTGCCTGTGTTTTTGCACATGGCGGCTGGTATGCATTATCAGGAAATTAACTACAAATCATACACGCTCCTGCTGCATAGCTTTGCCAAAAATATCGACTGGCCTGGCGAAACGGGTAAAACCACATTTGTATATGGCGTTTTGGGCAAGTCGAAAGTATATGATGAGTTGTTGCTTCTCTCGCGCAACAAAAAAGTAAGGCACATGAGTATAGAGGTGCGAACCCTAAATTCACCTTCTGAAGCGGCTGCCTGCGATATGGTTTTTGTACCGTCCTCGCGTTCCGCATCCGTAAAGGAAATAGCCACACTTATTAAAGGTAAACCCGTGCTGATGGTATGTGAACGAACGGGTTACTGTCTTAAAGGCGGTGCAATAAGTTTTAATGTAAGTGAAGAAGGGACACTTCGGTTTGATATCAATACCAAGGTGTGTACACAGCAAAAATTAGTGGTGAGGGCGCAGTTGCTGCAAATTGCCGAAAGGGTGTATTGA
- a CDS encoding YfiR family protein: MKFLARTISLILLFVLTQRSAGVRYQEINYKSYSLLLHSFAKNIDWPDEMQRSTFVFGIYGKSKLYDELQLLTRTKKVRHMTIEVRTINTPAEAANCQLVFVPSSRSSAVAEINKEITGKPVLLVCERANYYQRGAAISYSIDEQGALRFDINTQICAQHKLVIRPQLLQIADRVY, translated from the coding sequence ATGAAATTTCTTGCACGTACAATTAGCCTTATTTTGCTGTTTGTGTTGACGCAACGCTCAGCCGGGGTGCGGTATCAGGAAATTAATTACAAATCCTATTCATTGCTCCTTCACAGCTTTGCCAAAAATATCGATTGGCCTGATGAAATGCAGCGAAGCACATTTGTATTCGGAATCTATGGTAAATCAAAATTATACGACGAACTGCAGCTGCTTACCCGCACCAAAAAGGTGCGGCACATGACTATTGAAGTGCGCACGATAAATACACCTGCAGAGGCCGCAAACTGCCAGCTTGTTTTTGTACCCTCTTCGCGTTCTTCAGCCGTTGCGGAAATAAATAAGGAAATTACTGGTAAGCCTGTACTGCTGGTGTGCGAACGTGCCAATTATTATCAGCGGGGCGCAGCCATAAGCTACTCCATAGACGAACAGGGGGCCTTACGTTTTGACATCAATACGCAGATCTGTGCACAGCACAAGCTTGTGATACGCCCGCAGCTTTTGCAGATAGCAGACAGGGTATATTAG
- a CDS encoding response regulator: MRTLNSLMLIDDNEITNFYHEDLIRDMQITREFQIFNSSNAALDYLKKVIDKEAAKPDLVLLDIKMPDLDGFDLLHELEEYSIESVEMMNIVILTSSTLKRDREMAERFPFLKGFVEKPLTEEKLKALVEHTDISH; the protein is encoded by the coding sequence ATGAGAACACTTAATTCCCTGATGCTGATTGATGATAATGAAATCACCAATTTCTATCACGAAGATTTAATTCGTGACATGCAAATTACCCGTGAATTTCAAATCTTCAACAGCTCAAATGCAGCCCTCGATTATCTGAAAAAGGTAATTGATAAGGAAGCTGCAAAACCAGATCTGGTGTTACTCGATATAAAAATGCCCGATCTCGACGGGTTTGATCTGTTGCACGAACTTGAGGAATACAGCATTGAGTCAGTTGAAATGATGAACATTGTAATTCTCACGTCTTCCACACTCAAGCGCGACCGTGAAATGGCCGAGCGTTTCCCCTTTCTCAAAGGCTTTGTGGAAAAACCACTTACCGAAGAGAAACTAAAGGCGTTGGTTGAGCATACAGATATCAGCCACTAA
- a CDS encoding SpoIIE family protein phosphatase yields MPHLPVRLLLMIGFLLSVISASGNRYNFRTFSVAEGLAQSRVTAITQDVNGYIWAGTNGGLSRFNGKTFRNYFLEDGLPSNRITSLCSSPGYLWIGTPQGISVWNGLRFESIGQKTGLHKNTIKQLLWNNGLIYAITPGEIYTIRENVPGGSFAVDSLNSRNFSIMPQFSTGIIDNDGNLWVACTDEGLYGLIWNKSRVSQTSRAPWITTTGKFAGRTTEVMLLNKDTVQFGMNITSLTLDQQGNIWFCDLAEGVGRILLPAGKNMKVQSTLVTASGTDLFPKRRYRAILCDSRGTIWTGTDGGGVIRLLPSDTKGNYTISETQLREFTYNTGLKSDHIVCLYEDDERNLWIGTLNEGMASLNGEKFITHIPSNRFDGDNTLCVFKDSFGNIWSGEYGGGLNWHVNNDSMINYLWEKGICESIITSITEDKYHGIWCATVGGGISILPYANRNKTENAFVCLNSENGLPWDFVSVVFTDISGKIWAGMQTGGVSLITTSGPEGPFSIYQIGEEEEVLNSGRINAIFQDAKGDIWIATSKGLAQLNEDGKVKNITPATANLLYGDIACIAQDMFGNIWLGTNNNGIWITKSAKQVKYTFSGTADKDEFISTQSNGLSNNIITGFLVNRDVVWVTTRLGLNKIVLNSSGSIASVRSYTQESGLNTVEINNNAIIRDRHGDIWLGSVTGLTRFILDNDINTYPAPHLNIEQILLNYKNIHTYINNNKSAYFRFDSLQSWFALPANLRLPYSMNHISFVYSGIQLAAPERVYYQYKLVGFDDEWSPPTRETRAVYSGLEPGEYTFMVKASNADGKWMSDARTYRFSVLAPFYRTWWFYLMCAVLVAGSIFAIFWLRERNQRQTREKLERTVQERTAETLKQKEELEKQAVLIQAKNRDITSSIEYAQRIQQAILPETNQINAFFSDHFIIYQPRDIVSGDFYWMAEKDEMIYIAAVDCTGHGVPGAFMSLISYNLLNEALIVSSTRISDVLENLRLSLYSQLKKYDEESIIYDGLDISLISFDPRTRLLSITNSNRPSFIISGDVLTHVKSCKTTIGGVQYSTNEKFDTVQVLGKPGDKIYLFTDGYTDQFGGPKNKRFGRASFERMLLEISDLPMPEQRNIIIRRYNEWRGVNEQMDDMLVIGLEI; encoded by the coding sequence ATGCCTCATCTCCCGGTAAGGTTGCTTTTAATGATTGGGTTCCTGCTGTCGGTAATTTCCGCCAGCGGTAACCGCTATAACTTTCGCACATTTTCTGTGGCCGAAGGTTTGGCACAATCGCGCGTAACCGCCATTACACAGGATGTGAACGGCTACATCTGGGCAGGCACCAACGGCGGTTTAAGCCGCTTCAACGGTAAAACATTCCGCAACTATTTCCTCGAAGACGGCTTACCGTCCAACCGCATTACTTCGCTGTGCAGTTCACCGGGTTATTTGTGGATTGGCACACCGCAGGGGATTTCGGTCTGGAACGGTTTGCGCTTTGAAAGCATAGGACAAAAAACCGGACTCCACAAAAACACCATCAAACAACTGCTCTGGAACAACGGACTTATCTACGCCATCACTCCGGGTGAGATTTACACAATCAGAGAAAATGTGCCGGGGGGCTCGTTTGCCGTTGATTCACTCAACTCGCGCAATTTTTCAATAATGCCGCAATTTTCAACCGGCATCATTGACAACGACGGGAACCTCTGGGTGGCGTGCACCGATGAAGGGCTGTACGGACTGATCTGGAACAAGAGCCGGGTTTCACAAACTTCGCGCGCGCCGTGGATTACCACCACCGGCAAATTTGCAGGACGCACCACCGAAGTGATGCTGCTGAATAAAGACACCGTTCAGTTTGGCATGAACATTACCTCGCTCACACTCGACCAGCAGGGCAATATCTGGTTCTGCGATCTGGCTGAAGGAGTGGGGCGCATCCTGTTGCCGGCCGGTAAGAACATGAAAGTGCAAAGCACATTAGTGACGGCTTCAGGCACTGATTTATTTCCCAAACGCCGCTACCGTGCTATTTTGTGCGACAGCCGCGGCACCATCTGGACCGGCACCGACGGCGGCGGTGTAATACGCCTGCTTCCGTCAGATACCAAAGGCAACTACACCATTTCCGAAACCCAGCTGCGCGAGTTTACCTACAACACCGGCCTCAAAAGCGACCACATTGTTTGCCTTTATGAAGATGATGAGCGCAACCTCTGGATTGGTACACTCAACGAAGGTATGGCCAGCCTGAACGGCGAAAAATTTATCACACACATTCCCTCAAACCGTTTCGACGGTGATAATACGCTTTGTGTATTCAAAGACAGTTTCGGTAATATCTGGAGTGGTGAGTATGGTGGTGGTTTAAACTGGCACGTGAACAATGATTCGATGATCAACTACCTCTGGGAAAAGGGGATCTGCGAAAGCATTATTACCAGCATTACCGAAGACAAATATCACGGCATCTGGTGTGCCACGGTGGGTGGCGGCATCAGCATTCTTCCCTATGCCAATCGAAATAAAACCGAAAATGCATTTGTGTGCCTCAACTCGGAAAACGGGTTGCCGTGGGACTTTGTATCGGTTGTATTTACCGACATAAGCGGAAAGATTTGGGCAGGTATGCAAACCGGGGGCGTATCGCTCATCACTACTTCAGGCCCGGAAGGTCCGTTTTCTATTTATCAGATTGGTGAGGAAGAAGAAGTATTGAATTCGGGACGCATCAATGCCATTTTTCAGGATGCGAAGGGCGACATCTGGATTGCTACAAGCAAAGGGCTGGCACAACTGAATGAAGACGGCAAAGTGAAAAATATTACCCCGGCAACAGCTAATTTACTGTACGGTGATATTGCCTGTATTGCACAGGATATGTTTGGTAATATTTGGCTGGGCACAAACAATAATGGTATATGGATAACCAAATCAGCCAAGCAGGTTAAATATACATTCTCCGGTACGGCTGATAAAGACGAGTTTATCTCCACTCAAAGCAACGGTCTTTCAAACAACATCATAACCGGCTTTCTGGTAAACCGCGATGTAGTTTGGGTAACCACACGCCTGGGGCTGAATAAAATTGTGCTTAACAGCAGCGGAAGTATTGCCTCGGTGCGCTCATATACACAGGAAAGCGGATTAAACACCGTTGAAATCAACAACAATGCCATTATCCGCGACCGGCACGGCGATATCTGGCTGGGCTCGGTTACCGGTCTGACCCGCTTTATTCTTGATAACGACATTAACACCTACCCGGCTCCTCACCTGAACATTGAGCAGATACTGCTGAACTATAAAAACATTCACACCTACATCAACAATAACAAAAGTGCATACTTCCGCTTCGACAGTTTGCAAAGCTGGTTCGCACTTCCCGCCAACCTTCGCCTGCCCTATTCCATGAATCACATTTCATTTGTGTATTCGGGTATTCAGCTTGCAGCTCCTGAGCGGGTGTATTACCAGTATAAACTCGTTGGATTTGATGATGAATGGAGCCCGCCCACACGCGAAACGAGAGCGGTGTACTCAGGCCTGGAACCGGGCGAATATACGTTTATGGTGAAAGCCAGTAACGCTGACGGAAAATGGATGAGCGATGCACGCACGTACCGGTTTTCGGTATTGGCACCATTTTACCGGACCTGGTGGTTTTATTTGATGTGCGCGGTGCTTGTGGCAGGAAGCATTTTTGCCATATTCTGGTTGCGCGAACGAAACCAGCGCCAGACTCGCGAAAAGCTGGAACGCACCGTACAGGAACGCACCGCCGAAACGCTCAAACAAAAAGAAGAACTCGAAAAACAGGCAGTGCTTATTCAGGCCAAAAACCGCGATATCACCAGCAGTATTGAGTACGCACAGCGTATTCAGCAAGCCATTCTTCCCGAAACAAATCAGATCAACGCTTTCTTCTCTGATCACTTCATCATTTATCAGCCCCGCGATATTGTGAGCGGCGATTTCTACTGGATGGCTGAAAAAGATGAGATGATTTACATTGCTGCTGTTGACTGCACCGGGCATGGTGTGCCGGGTGCGTTTATGTCGCTAATCAGCTACAACCTGCTCAACGAAGCACTCATTGTGTCGAGTACGCGCATTTCGGATGTACTCGAAAACCTGCGGCTGAGCCTTTACAGCCAGCTGAAAAAATACGATGAGGAATCAATTATTTACGATGGTCTCGACATCAGCCTGATCAGCTTTGATCCGCGTACGCGACTGCTTTCCATTACCAATTCAAACCGGCCTTCATTTATTATTTCCGGCGATGTTCTCACGCATGTGAAATCGTGCAAAACAACCATCGGCGGCGTACAGTATTCTACCAACGAAAAGTTTGATACCGTGCAGGTATTGGGCAAACCCGGCGACAAGATTTACCTTTTCACCGATGGCTATACCGATCAGTTTGGAGGACCCAAAAACAAACGATTCGGCCGTGCAAGTTTTGAGCGTATGCTGCTTGAAATTTCTGATTTGCCCATGCCCGAACAGCGCAACATCATCATTCGCCGCTACAACGAGTGGCGGGGCGTGAATGAACAAATGGATGATATGTTGGTTATAGGACTAGAAATCTAA
- a CDS encoding acetyl-CoA carboxylase carboxyltransferase subunit alpha, translating to MNYLDFEKPIAELTELRDKMVQTAEKSKVDVSGSVQEIEEKIAAKRKEIYSSLTPWQRVQVSRHPDRPYSLDYIKSITDGNFVEFHGDRTVKDDKAMIGGLGMFNGRSVMFIGQQKGRNTKLRQFHNFGMPNPEGYRKALRLMKMAEKFGKPVVTFIDTPGAFPGLEAEERGQGEAIARNLLEMARLKVPVICIIIGEGASGGALGIGIGDRVIMLENAWYSVISPENCSTILWRSWDHKARAAEAMKLTADDMMGQGLIDGVIREPLGGAHTNWDEMFAIMRTELQRLLDEVMPMDANERMNQRIEKFCRMGVVIEN from the coding sequence ATGAATTACCTTGATTTTGAAAAACCGATTGCCGAGCTTACCGAACTGCGCGACAAAATGGTGCAGACTGCCGAGAAAAGCAAAGTGGATGTATCGGGCTCAGTTCAGGAAATTGAAGAAAAAATTGCGGCCAAACGCAAAGAGATATACAGTTCACTTACGCCCTGGCAGCGCGTGCAGGTATCACGCCACCCCGACCGGCCTTACTCGCTCGACTATATCAAAAGCATTACCGATGGCAATTTTGTAGAGTTTCACGGCGACCGTACCGTGAAAGACGACAAGGCCATGATTGGCGGTTTGGGCATGTTCAACGGCCGCTCGGTTATGTTTATTGGTCAGCAGAAAGGGCGTAATACCAAGCTGCGTCAGTTTCACAACTTCGGGATGCCCAATCCCGAAGGCTACCGCAAGGCGCTGAGACTGATGAAGATGGCCGAGAAATTCGGCAAACCCGTAGTTACGTTCATTGATACGCCCGGCGCATTTCCGGGTCTCGAAGCCGAAGAGCGCGGACAGGGCGAAGCCATTGCACGCAACCTGCTTGAAATGGCCCGTTTGAAAGTGCCGGTAATCTGCATCATTATTGGCGAAGGTGCTTCGGGCGGCGCGCTCGGCATTGGCATCGGCGACCGCGTGATTATGCTTGAAAACGCATGGTATTCGGTGATTTCCCCTGAAAACTGTTCGACTATTCTCTGGCGCAGCTGGGATCATAAAGCCCGCGCAGCCGAAGCCATGAAACTTACGGCCGATGATATGATGGGCCAGGGCCTGATTGATGGCGTGATACGCGAACCGCTGGGCGGCGCACACACCAACTGGGACGAAATGTTTGCCATCATGCGCACTGAACTGCAGCGCCTGCTCGATGAAGTAATGCCGATGGATGCCAATGAACGCATGAATCAGCGCATTGAAAAATTCTGCCGCATGGGTGTTGTAATTGAAAATTAA